One genomic region from Nostoc sp. 'Peltigera membranacea cyanobiont' N6 encodes:
- a CDS encoding hybrid sensor histidine kinase/response regulator produces MLFIKQKYLPYRIAFFSVGATLLVKLGLEHLTGITSSFSLWLIAISISTWYGSIISGLTSVFLAALASHYFFTNPSSTLNSLEFVLFVIEGLLISALTANFQSSKQQSDTDKTEAQINLKDLLQSQRSLRQGEELYRTLTQNLPNGVVFLFDRDMRFMGAEGTELQIFGLPKEEFQGKTLHETVLPETYELIEPAYRSTLQGTPMCIEIPYNNQVYLIQTFPVKDENSKILTGLAIFQNVTNRKQAEAKIIKLNQALNRRVTELQTLLEVIPTGIGIAEDPECRTIRANPALAKLLGIPVDANASLSAPNDERPTNFKVYQSGRELAPEELAMQYATTHGVEILDSEIEVVRNDGVRINLSQYAAPLFDEDGKVRGCVSVFLDITQRNQAERKLQAARDQLQTVLEAVPGIVSWVSSDLCYLGVNKHLADSFNLPPEAFVGQDIGFLASGNGFREFVQNFFAGDQSEALYELKSISADRSYLIVAQKYDQNKAAFLIGIDITEQKRVEEELRQKTEELAEINRVKDEFVAVLSHELRTPMHNLHGWAQLLLTESEMDEALKIEGLETIERNARLQVRLIDDLLDLARMQKGEMNLEIEPVDLASVIRSAADTIRLSAETKGIQIQLHLDAAVSNVLGDAIRLQQVVWNLLSNAIKFSSKNESVEVRLEQVESQAQITVIDRGRGIEAEFIPFVFERFSQRDASTTRSAGGLGLGLAIALTIVELHNGNITAASAGFGKGSTFTVRLPIVKMTGQLSNDELVLGELLHGNQKIAQLQNLCILVVDDDADARILMQTVLQNAGADVLVAASAKEALALLEQQPPALLISDISMPDEDGFTLIRQVRSRTMEKGGQIPAIALTAFAEAKNEQRILKAGFQLFIAKPIKPMELVDKIIEVLKT; encoded by the coding sequence ATGTTATTTATCAAACAAAAATACCTGCCCTACAGGATTGCATTTTTCAGTGTGGGAGCAACCTTGCTAGTAAAGCTGGGACTAGAGCATCTAACCGGAATCACAAGTTCTTTCAGCTTGTGGCTGATTGCTATCTCTATAAGTACTTGGTACGGTAGCATCATTTCAGGATTGACATCAGTGTTTTTGGCTGCTTTAGCTAGTCATTACTTTTTTACAAACCCATCTTCTACTCTCAATAGTCTGGAATTTGTATTATTTGTTATCGAGGGTCTATTAATCAGTGCGCTAACTGCTAATTTTCAGTCAAGTAAACAGCAGTCAGATACTGATAAAACAGAAGCCCAAATTAATCTAAAAGATTTATTACAGAGTCAGCGTTCACTTCGTCAAGGTGAAGAACTATACCGAACATTAACCCAAAATCTACCCAATGGAGTAGTTTTTCTCTTTGATCGAGATATGCGCTTTATGGGCGCTGAGGGTACAGAACTGCAAATCTTTGGTTTACCAAAAGAAGAGTTCCAAGGTAAAACGCTGCACGAAACTGTTCTCCCTGAGACTTACGAACTGATAGAACCAGCTTATCGTAGTACATTACAGGGTACTCCAATGTGTATTGAAATCCCTTATAATAATCAAGTTTATCTAATACAAACTTTTCCAGTCAAAGATGAAAATAGCAAAATTCTGACGGGCTTGGCAATCTTCCAAAACGTCACGAACCGCAAACAAGCAGAAGCAAAAATTATTAAGCTGAACCAAGCTTTAAATCGACGAGTTACAGAACTACAAACTTTGTTAGAGGTGATTCCAACTGGCATTGGCATTGCAGAAGATCCAGAATGCCGCACTATTCGAGCTAATCCGGCTCTTGCTAAACTTCTTGGCATACCTGTTGACGCAAATGCCTCTCTCAGCGCTCCTAATGATGAACGTCCAACTAATTTTAAAGTTTACCAGTCAGGCAGAGAATTAGCTCCAGAAGAACTGGCTATGCAATATGCTACCACTCATGGTGTGGAAATACTGGATTCTGAGATTGAGGTGGTTCGTAATGATGGTGTGAGAATTAATCTGTCGCAGTATGCTGCCCCTTTATTTGATGAAGATGGAAAAGTGCGGGGGTGTGTAAGTGTATTTCTAGATATTACCCAGCGCAACCAAGCAGAAAGAAAATTGCAAGCTGCTAGAGATCAGTTGCAGACTGTACTGGAGGCTGTACCTGGAATTGTATCTTGGGTCAGTTCCGATTTATGCTATCTAGGTGTCAACAAGCACTTAGCTGATAGTTTTAATTTGCCTCCCGAAGCTTTTGTTGGTCAGGATATTGGCTTCTTAGCTAGTGGTAATGGGTTTCGTGAATTCGTGCAAAATTTCTTTGCTGGAGATCAATCTGAAGCATTATATGAGTTGAAATCCATAAGCGCAGATCGTAGTTATTTAATTGTGGCTCAAAAATATGACCAAAACAAAGCCGCATTTTTAATCGGTATTGATATCACCGAACAAAAGCGTGTAGAGGAAGAACTGAGACAAAAGACTGAGGAACTGGCAGAAATAAATCGAGTAAAGGATGAATTCGTTGCTGTCTTGTCTCATGAGTTACGTACTCCCATGCATAATCTCCACGGCTGGGCGCAACTATTGCTAACTGAATCTGAGATGGATGAAGCACTGAAAATTGAGGGATTGGAAACGATTGAGCGGAATGCCCGTCTCCAAGTTCGCTTAATTGACGATTTGCTGGATCTGGCTAGGATGCAGAAGGGCGAGATGAATTTGGAAATCGAACCTGTTGACCTAGCAAGTGTAATTCGGTCAGCAGCAGATACTATTCGATTGTCAGCCGAAACAAAGGGTATTCAAATTCAGTTACATCTTGATGCTGCTGTGTCCAACGTTTTAGGTGATGCGATTCGTTTACAACAGGTGGTTTGGAATTTACTTTCAAATGCAATCAAGTTTAGTTCCAAGAATGAAAGTGTAGAGGTGAGGTTGGAACAAGTTGAGTCTCAGGCTCAGATTACTGTTATTGATCGAGGGAGGGGCATAGAAGCAGAATTTATACCATTCGTCTTTGAACGGTTTAGTCAGCGTGATGCTTCCACTACTCGTTCTGCTGGTGGATTAGGGTTAGGACTTGCGATCGCTCTCACAATTGTAGAACTCCACAATGGCAATATCACAGCAGCCAGTGCGGGATTCGGCAAGGGTTCGACGTTTACGGTGAGACTACCTATCGTTAAAATGACAGGGCAGTTAAGCAATGATGAACTAGTACTAGGAGAATTGCTGCATGGCAATCAGAAAATTGCCCAATTGCAGAACTTGTGCATTCTGGTTGTGGATGACGATGCAGATGCTCGGATATTAATGCAGACTGTTCTTCAGAACGCCGGGGCAGATGTATTAGTGGCAGCATCAGCAAAAGAAGCATTGGCACTTTTAGAACAGCAACCGCCCGCTCTACTGATTAGTGATATCAGTATGCCAGATGAGGATGGCTTTACCTTGATTCGTCAGGTTCGCTCCCGCACTATGGAGAAAGGGGGACAAATTCCAGCGATCGCTCTCACTGCTTTTGCTGAAGCCAAAAATGAGCAACGTATTTTAAAAGCAGGGTTTCAACTTTTTATTGCCAAGCCAATTAAGCCAATGGAACTTGTGGACAAGATCATTGAGGTATTAAAAACTTGA
- a CDS encoding ATP-dependent DNA helicase: MFFGEVKPTAIAALSGSINGISEAMMIQTLPTFAATSSFPFQLTQQQQKALDAMWTFIQPTVMAALFLLVGYAGTGKSTIVFQLVKVLVAAGKRVVLTAPTNKAVGVLQRMAAENGVTGVEFFTIHQLLGLGMVTRGKEKVLDQTGPSYINLFDVVFIDECSMIGKQLWHWIEDVANQSSTWTKIKIILMGDPAQLNPVNEGKSPSFQVPDKAVLTQVVRQGTGSPLLEFVTASRYAVTKSKFPFEPYAKYLPDKSNGALMVKRQTLLRYACTKMKREFAQNPDCFRILSWTNTQVDFYNQQIRTHLYGENINRFIPGERLITRDPVMAPDGKTTILATSTEFTVLDVFGDRYNNYDTWRLKVETDEGIVRQIYVLHEDEQKQFDQETKRLLKSAKRNPFLWKQYYKHSEQFANIRNCFALTVHNSQGSTFLEAGIDGKDLSKRLYPERGDDSKAVLAKIREFNRLYYVSSSRARQRILVIR, translated from the coding sequence TTGTTTTTCGGAGAAGTAAAACCAACAGCTATCGCTGCATTGAGTGGATCAATTAATGGAATTAGCGAAGCGATGATGATCCAAACACTTCCTACTTTCGCTGCAACAAGTTCTTTTCCATTTCAACTCACCCAACAGCAGCAAAAAGCTTTAGATGCAATGTGGACATTTATACAGCCAACTGTGATGGCTGCTTTATTTCTGCTGGTTGGCTATGCAGGAACCGGCAAGTCAACTATTGTTTTCCAACTAGTTAAAGTTCTTGTCGCTGCGGGTAAGCGAGTTGTACTGACTGCACCCACTAATAAAGCTGTAGGTGTGCTGCAACGTATGGCGGCAGAAAATGGCGTAACTGGGGTAGAATTCTTCACCATTCACCAGTTGTTAGGACTGGGTATGGTAACTAGAGGTAAAGAGAAAGTACTTGACCAAACTGGGCCTTCTTACATCAATCTATTTGATGTTGTCTTTATTGATGAATGTTCCATGATTGGCAAACAACTCTGGCACTGGATTGAGGATGTTGCTAACCAATCATCCACCTGGACAAAAATCAAAATTATTCTCATGGGCGACCCAGCACAGTTAAATCCAGTTAATGAAGGAAAATCCCCTAGTTTCCAAGTGCCAGATAAAGCAGTATTGACTCAAGTTGTGCGTCAAGGAACTGGTAGTCCTTTGTTAGAGTTTGTCACTGCTTCTCGCTATGCAGTTACGAAGAGTAAGTTTCCTTTTGAGCCTTATGCCAAATATCTGCCTGATAAAAGTAATGGGGCGCTGATGGTTAAACGTCAAACTTTGCTGCGTTATGCCTGCACAAAGATGAAGAGAGAATTTGCTCAAAACCCAGATTGTTTCCGAATTTTGTCCTGGACTAATACTCAAGTTGACTTTTACAATCAGCAGATTCGCACACATTTATATGGTGAAAATATCAATCGGTTTATTCCTGGAGAAAGATTAATCACCAGAGATCCTGTGATGGCTCCTGATGGCAAAACTACGATTCTTGCTACATCTACAGAGTTTACTGTTTTAGATGTCTTTGGGGATCGTTACAACAACTATGATACTTGGAGGCTAAAGGTAGAGACAGATGAAGGGATTGTGCGTCAAATCTATGTTCTGCATGAAGATGAGCAAAAACAATTTGACCAAGAAACCAAACGCTTACTCAAAAGTGCCAAGCGTAATCCCTTTCTGTGGAAGCAGTACTACAAACATTCAGAGCAGTTTGCCAACATCAGAAACTGCTTTGCATTAACTGTTCACAATAGCCAAGGTAGCACTTTCTTAGAAGCAGGTATTGATGGTAAAGATTTGAGTAAGCGACTTTATCCAGAACGAGGAGATGATAGTAAGGCAGTCCTGGCAAAGATTAGAGAGTTTAATCGTTTGTACTATGTTTCTAGCTCACGGGCTAGACAACGGATATTAGTTAT
- a CDS encoding TrbI/VirB10 family protein gives MTNSNQNHEFDYLNENSGDSSPEFNSTNGNHRSTQATLVADDDISPEEEQLLAGYNPTANHLISEEYRLKQDAEGAVERPLAEKPSVRLGSVVALVGMVIGSVALIWFGFLQPKPPVKQVVQTPTTSPKGEPVLDESAELKSRLAFQDQRQQLKVEPVAAKSPNPTLQNKPKPKPSQPQETFSPRTTPTSRITPITPVRISQPAPPVVRYISPNPVSYQASSPIRQPESNVDPFQQWSQLASLGQSQIGNSKAAETQSEVAVNTQTPTGLKPTARASISTPEDPGIQTVLIGSKSTNSKTDNLTPGMVGILNRTPVALANLNVNETKEVALSTSAPGRIIMPMIWDQGGNNPSDRFAIELTKPLTATDGTVALPAGTVLVTKTVAVGKKNNLVSASAIALIYPDSQGTVKQETIPAETLLIRGRGQQPLIAKKLNDVGTDIAQQDLLVGLLSSLGKVGSIVNQPRTQSSTVVSSGTFNQSTITSNSNPQIWAAALEGFFSPVSERLSRRSEQAVQELLQRPNIQFLPEGTEVSVVVNSFLKVER, from the coding sequence ATGACCAATTCAAATCAAAACCATGAATTTGACTACCTAAATGAAAACTCTGGTGATTCTTCGCCGGAATTCAACAGTACTAACGGCAATCATCGCTCTACCCAAGCCACTTTGGTTGCTGATGATGATATCAGCCCTGAAGAGGAGCAGTTGTTGGCAGGTTATAACCCTACCGCAAATCACCTCATTTCCGAAGAATATCGCTTGAAACAAGATGCAGAAGGAGCAGTAGAGCGACCGTTAGCAGAAAAACCTAGTGTGCGACTAGGTTCAGTAGTTGCCTTAGTGGGAATGGTTATTGGCTCTGTAGCACTGATCTGGTTTGGATTTCTCCAACCGAAACCTCCTGTCAAACAAGTAGTTCAAACTCCTACTACATCTCCAAAAGGCGAACCAGTTTTAGATGAATCTGCCGAACTGAAAAGCAGATTAGCGTTTCAAGACCAACGGCAACAACTTAAAGTGGAACCTGTTGCTGCTAAATCCCCAAATCCAACCCTACAAAATAAACCTAAACCAAAGCCATCTCAACCTCAAGAGACTTTTTCACCGCGCACAACTCCTACATCACGCATAACACCAATAACTCCTGTAAGAATTTCTCAACCTGCGCCCCCAGTAGTGCGGTATATTTCTCCAAATCCTGTCAGTTATCAAGCTTCATCACCAATACGACAGCCTGAAAGTAATGTCGATCCTTTCCAGCAGTGGAGCCAACTAGCTAGTCTAGGACAGTCGCAAATCGGTAACTCTAAAGCAGCTGAAACTCAGTCAGAAGTTGCTGTGAACACTCAAACTCCAACAGGCTTGAAACCAACAGCTAGGGCATCCATTTCCACTCCCGAAGACCCTGGTATTCAAACAGTTTTAATTGGCTCCAAAAGCACTAACAGTAAAACTGATAACTTAACTCCAGGAATGGTAGGTATCCTCAATCGCACCCCTGTAGCTCTAGCCAATCTCAATGTAAATGAAACTAAAGAAGTAGCACTGAGTACATCTGCTCCAGGTAGAATTATCATGCCGATGATTTGGGATCAGGGAGGGAATAATCCCAGCGATCGCTTTGCTATCGAGTTAACCAAACCTCTCACAGCTACAGATGGCACGGTGGCACTCCCCGCTGGTACTGTTTTAGTAACGAAAACAGTGGCAGTAGGTAAAAAGAATAACTTGGTATCTGCTAGTGCGATCGCGCTTATTTACCCTGACTCCCAAGGCACAGTCAAACAGGAAACCATTCCGGCTGAGACTCTGTTAATTCGCGGTCGAGGACAGCAACCGTTAATTGCTAAAAAGCTGAATGATGTGGGGACAGATATTGCCCAACAAGATTTATTAGTTGGATTACTCAGTAGTTTGGGTAAGGTGGGAAGCATAGTGAATCAGCCCCGTACTCAATCTAGCACTGTTGTTTCTAGTGGCACTTTTAACCAAAGTACTATTACTAGTAACTCTAATCCTCAGATTTGGGCGGCGGCGCTGGAAGGCTTTTTTAGTCCAGTCAGTGAACGTCTGTCTAGACGCTCTGAGCAAGCAGTGCAGGAATTGCTACAACGTCCCAATATCCAGTTTTTACCTGAAGGTACAGAAGTCTCGGTTGTCGTCAATAGTTTTTTGAAAGTTGAAAGATGA